In Candidatus Saccharimonadia bacterium, the sequence AGCGCAGCCGGAGCGATGAAGAGCTGAGCGCGAAGGTTCGCGCCAGCTTCCTTGCGAGCGACCGGACCTACGGCGCCAGGCGGGTGTGGCACGACATGCTGGCGGAAGGGATGACGTGTGGTCTGCATCGGATCGAGCGGTTGATGCGACGACAGGCCCTCAAAGCGCGTCCGCGACGGCGTCGCCTGCCGCCCGATTTGGGTGAGCGGCAGGTCGCCACCGTCGCTCCCAACGTGCTCGATCGCACCTTCGAAGCACCCGCTCCCAACCGCAAATGGATCGCCGACTTCACCTATGTCTGGACTGCGGAGGGCTGGCTCTATGTGGCTGCCGTCGTCGATCTGTTCTCCCGACGTGTGGTCGGCTGGTCGATGAGTGCAGCGATGACGGCGCAACTCGTCACCGATGCCCTGGTGATGGCCATCTGGCGACGAGGCAAGCCCGATGCGCTGCTGCATCACTCCGATCGCGGCAGCCAATACACCAGCGAACAGTTCCAGCGGCTCATGGCCGATCACGGTGTCATCTGCTCGATGAGCCGATCGGGTAATGTCTGGGACAATGCGGCGATGGAGAGCTTCTTCTCGTCGCTAAAGACTGAGCGAACAGCGCGCAAGATGT encodes:
- a CDS encoding IS3 family transposase (programmed frameshift), with product MERRKFTREFKLEAVRLIKQRGVSYTQASEDLGVHQSQLRSWVKAFADDPQQAFPGQGQMKPEQLEIARLKREVAKLKAERDILKKGRGLLREGIDVKFGFIAKHRGIWPADWLCEALGVSRGGFYAWLTRPRSQRSRSDEELSAKVRASFLASDRTYGARRVWHDMLAEGMTCGLHRIERLMRRQALKARPRRRRLPPDLGERQVATVAPNVLDRTFEAPAPNRKWIADFTYVWTAEGWLYVAAVVDLFSRRVVGWSMSAAMTAQLVTDALVMAIWRRGKPDALLHHSDRGSQYTSEQFQRLMADHGVICSMSRSGNVWDNAAMESFFSSLKTERTARKMYRTRDEAKADVFDYIERFYNPKRRHSTIGYLSPMELEQKVGLV